Below is a genomic region from Microbacterium galbinum.
AGGTCAACGTCCGGGCGATCGAACTGACCGAGGCGCTGCTGCTGCTGAGCCGTGCCGACCGGCGATCGTTCACGCACGAACCCGTCGACCTGTCGCTCGTGTCGGAAGAGGCGGTCGAGGCCCTGCTGCCGTCAGCCGACCGCCGCGGGGTCACGGTCGAGGTCGGTGGGGTTCCCGCGGTCGTCTCGGGGTCCGCGGCGCTGCTGCAACAACTGGTGACGAACCTCGTGCACAACGCGATCGTGCACAACCTCGACTTCGACGGACGCGTCGCCGTGCGCACCCATGACCTCCCCGCGGGGCTCGCGGTCGTGGTCGAGAACACCGGGGCGATCGTTTCGGCCGATCGCGCGGAGGTGCTCGTCGAACCGTTCCAGCGGGGTGCCGAGCGCGCCCGCGGCGACGACCACGTCGGAGTCGGTCTCGGCCTCGCGATCGCCGAGCGGATCGCCCAGGCCCACGACGGGAGTCTCGTGCTCACCCCGCGCCCCGACGGCGGCCTCATCGTGACGGTGTGGCTGCCCCGGCCCGCCGGTCCCTGAGCGAGCGCAGCGAGACGAAGGGCCCGCCCCACCGGAACTGGGTCCCTGAGCCCGTCGAAGGGTCCCACCCCACCGGAACTGGGTCCCTGAGCCTGTCGAAGGGTCCCACCCAGTGATGCCCAACGGCGACCTGTGGATAACTCCCGCGGGTGCGCTCAGATTCGGGCTACTTTGTGGCGGTGATGTCGACTCGATACCCCGCTGCCACCCTCGCACTCGCCGTGGCCGCCGCCGCCCTCAGCGGCTGCGCACCCGCCCCGGAACCCACGCCCACCCCGACG
It encodes:
- a CDS encoding sensor histidine kinase produces the protein MSARLRLAISYAGVVALAGFVLLAVVWLWLLRYVPDQNIDAGFFVPNRSDLIRAFTPFATWAMIGLIAVGLAGGWLLAGRMLAPLSRIGAAAQLAAQGSLSHRVRLEGPADEFRDLADVFDAMLERIEAHVEEERRFAANASHELRTPLAISQTLLEVARTDPDRDVDALISRLDEVNVRAIELTEALLLLSRADRRSFTHEPVDLSLVSEEAVEALLPSADRRGVTVEVGGVPAVVSGSAALLQQLVTNLVHNAIVHNLDFDGRVAVRTHDLPAGLAVVVENTGAIVSADRAEVLVEPFQRGAERARGDDHVGVGLGLAIAERIAQAHDGSLVLTPRPDGGLIVTVWLPRPAGP